From Nicotiana tabacum cultivar K326 chromosome 15, ASM71507v2, whole genome shotgun sequence, the proteins below share one genomic window:
- the LOC142169565 gene encoding F-box protein CPR1-like encodes MYHYSLDAPSLQRDSVVSLLKPPTIPESSWGGKVYVNSCSGLFVLALSPYNIVLWNPTIRESRKIPSPISIHGEEQSYTFYGLGYDSPSSKDDYKIVRLGLIYHPDGHDVQIFSTKSDSWKLIGKLPVSYDIEGDMVVADGIFSSLINELADFEVWRMKKNGTMSYSWSKVLAITVPVPDDNWLCTRIHVLPVSFMKDGGILFRRSKAELLFYDPKTQKFEEVKIAGLEASLYFYRALTYVETLISPNAL; translated from the exons ATGTACCACTACTCCTTAGACGCCCCTTCACTTCAACGTGATTCTGTTGTCTCTCTTCTTAAGCCTCCAACAATTCCAGAATCTTCATGGGGTGGTAAAGTATATGTGAATTCTTGCAGTGGGTTATTTGTTCTAGCTCTCTCTCCTTACAATATTGTCCTGTGGAACCCGACCATCAGAGAATCAAGAAAAATCCCAAGTCCAATCTCCATTCATGGTGAGGAGCAGTCATATACTTTTTATGGTTTAGGGTACGATTCTCCATCTTCCAAAGACGATTACAAAATAGTTAGACTAGGATTAATATATCATCCAGATGGACATGATGTTCAAATATTTTCGACCAAGAGTGACTCGTGGAAATTGATTGGTAAGCTACCCGTAAGCTATGACATTGAGGGAGATATGGTTGTTGCTGATGGAATT TTTTCGTCCCTTATTAATGAGTTGGCCGATTTCGAGGTTTGGCGTATGAAAAAGAATGGAACCATGAGCTATTCATGGAGTAAAGTATTAGCAATTACAGTGCCAGTGCCAGATGATAACTGGCTTTGTACAAGAATCCATGTCCTTCCTGTGAGCTTTATGAAGGATGGAGGCATCTTATTTCGGAGGAGTAAAGCTGAATTACTATTTTACGATCCAAAAACACAAAAGTTTGAAGAAGTTAAAATTGCTGGGCTTGAAGCATCACTTTACTTCTATCGTGCTTTAACATATGTGGAGACTTTAATCTCCCCTAATGCTCTCTAG